Within Acidimicrobiales bacterium, the genomic segment CTCCCTCTCATCTGACCCGCTTCCTCGACCATCGCCTCTACAGGCTGCTCACCGCCCCGGGCCGTGGGGCCCTGCGCGCCGTGAACCTGGCCGCCCAAGCGTTCCTGCGCACCGTCTCCAGGGTCGTCGGGAGCGAAGTGGTGGAGGATGCCATCGCCTTCTTCCGAGCCTTCGAGGGGATGGAAGACGGGTTCCGCAACCGGGCCAAGAAGGTGGACGAGCTGATCGCGAGCCCCGGCACTGCTTTCGTGCTGGTGACCTCGCCGAGGCGCGACACCCTCGAGGAGGCTCGATATTTCGCCGAAAAGCTCGCCGAATCAGGTCTGCGGGTGCAGGCGCTGGTCGTGAACCGGATGCATCCGAGGTTCGGAGAGCCGAGGTCCGCGGACGCCAACAGAGAGCGAGCGAGGACCTTCGCGGGGAAGCCGCTCGGAGCCCTCTACGAGAACCTCGCGGATCTGCAGACCGTGCGTGGCCGGGAGGAAGAGCACTTGCAGGGGATCACGGCCTTGGCGCCAGATGCAGCCGTGGTGATGGTGCCGTTCCTCGAAACAGACGTCCACGACCTCGACGGTCTTGCGAGGGTGTGCCGCCACCTGTTCGACTGAGCTCGTCCGAGTCGAGTCGGTCTCCGGCTCTGCCGGTGGTTGCCGTCATGACGTAGTCAAGAGACTCCCAAGGCTTCTGCAGCTTCCTCGACCGTTTCGGTCACCGGGACTATCCGGTCGAAGCCGGTGGTGTGCAGCAGCCTCGTGAGGCTCGCCCGGCTGCACGCCACCGCCACGTCGGTGTTGGCTTCTCTGGCGCGACGAATACCCCCAATGAGGGCCCCGAGCCCCGCGGAATCCATGAAGGGCACCTCCGACAGGTCGATCAACAATCGCTTGCTGGTCGCGAGCTCGTTCAGCTTCTCACGGAAAGGTCCCACCGTGTAGGCGTCGAGCTCTCCGACAGGGCGGCAGATGACGTGATCGTTCCGCTCTTCGACCCGGATCTCCAGCATCACACCTCCGTTCGATCTACGCGGGGAGGGTAACCGAGCCTCCTCGCAATGTCAGGGCTGGCAACCTGTCCGGCATCATCCGCCCGCGTCGCACTCCCAGTGACCCACGCGTAGTGACCCACGTGCCTGGCAACTATGAGCGTGCGGTGGGGACAGGGATCGACCGTCGGAAGCGACGGAAGCTCCGGTGGGTAGGCTTACGGGGGTGACCAAGATCCTCGTAGTCACCGACTCCGACTCTTTGGCGAGTGAGTTGGAGCTCCAGCTTGCCGGCCCCCACACCGAAGTGCGACGCTTCGCCGACGGCCGAGCGGCGCTGGTAGCCGTGGCGTTAGACGCACCGGATGTCGTCATCTGTGACATGCAGGTCTCGAACATGGGCGGGATAGCGATCTGCATGGACCTCAAGCTGGAGGCGGGGGCAGGTCGCCTTCCCGAGGGTACCGGTCCTGCTGCTACTGGATCGGCCGCACGACGTCTTTCTGGCCCGGCGTGCACACGCAGATGCATGGCTGGTAAAGCCGTTCCACG encodes:
- a CDS encoding putative anti-sigma factor antagonist, with protein sequence MLEIRVEERNDHVICRPVGELDAYTVGPFREKLNELATSKRLLIDLSEVPFMDSAGLGALIGGIRRAREANTDVAVACSRASLTRLLHTTGFDRIVPVTETVEEAAEALGVS
- a CDS encoding anion transporter, giving the protein MDVANGPRERSGRESPTGEQSRLALLVAESSVIICTGSGGVGKTTVAASIAMEAAAQGKRACVVTIDPAKRLADALGLRGGLSNEPRRIQGPWSGELWAMMLDTKSTFDALVAKYAGDPQQAERILKNRFYRNISGALSGTQEYMAMEKLYELHEESDFDLVVVDTPPTRNALDFLEAPSHLTRFLDHRLYRLLTAPGRGALRAVNLAAQAFLRTVSRVVGSEVVEDAIAFFRAFEGMEDGFRNRAKKVDELIASPGTAFVLVTSPRRDTLEEARYFAEKLAESGLRVQALVVNRMHPRFGEPRSADANRERARTFAGKPLGALYENLADLQTVRGREEEHLQGITALAPDAAVVMVPFLETDVHDLDGLARVCRHLFD